The stretch of DNA CCGTGGGCGCCATGGCGGTCGGCACCGCCCGGGCCGCCTACGAGGTCGCCCTCGACTATGCCAGGACGCGGGAGCAGTTCGGCCGGCCGATCATCGACAACCAGGGCGTCGCGTTCCAGCTCGCCGACATGCGCACGCGGATCGACGCCGCCCGGCTGCTGGTCTGGCGGGCCTCGTGGATGGCGGTCAACGGCAGGCCGTTCGAGGCCGCCGAGGGCTCGATGTCCAAGCTGTTCGCCAGCGAGACCGCGAAGAAGGTCACGGCCCAGGCCATCCAGATCCTCGGCGGCAACGGCTACACCCGGGAGTACCCGGTGGAGCGGATGCACCGTGACGCGGCGATCTACACCATCTTCGAAGGGACCAGCGAGATCCAGCGGCTGGTGATCTCCCGCACGATCTCGGGCATGCCGATCCGCTAGTGCTGTGACCGGAAAGGTTCACCGGCTCGCGGCGCCCGGCACGGCACTCCCCCAGCCTTCGGCCGGGGGTACCCCCACGCCGCGTTGTCGCATCACCCGAGTACATCCGGTACGCGGGCAATGCTCCGCCTTGCGATGCTCCCCCACTGCCTGAACGGCGTGGGAGGTGCCCCCAGCACCGGACGCCGCGAGCTTCCCGGCAAACCTTTCCGGCCACAGCACTAGCGGTGCCGCAGCGGCGTCAGTTGCTCGATGTCATAGCGCTTTCTGAGGGCCCCGATCGCCGTGTGGTCCGGCGGGCCCCCGTTGCCCAGGATCTCCAGCAGTTCCTCGAAGTACCGCTCGTGGTCCGGCGGTGGGGACGCCTGGAAGAACATCTTGGCGGGGGAGTCGGTGGGATTGGCGAAGGCGTGCGGGCAGCCCGGCGGGACGACGATGACCGTGCCCGGGGTCGCCCGCACCACGCGGTTGCCGGAGTGGGACTCCCATCGCTGCCAGTGATCGGGGGTCCGGATCCGCGGCTCGAAGGCGAGCACGTCCAGCTCGCCCTCGAGCACGTAGAACAACTCCTCGCTGCGGGTGTGCACATGGGCGCCGACGTCGAAGCCCGGCGGGACCTCCACCTCGAAGGTGGAGGCCGTCCGCGAGTGCGAGCCGGTCACCTTGAACGTCACGCGTTGGGCCGGCGCCTCGACGACGCGGCCCTGGCCCGGCGGTACGAGCAGCCCTTCCGTGGTCATCGCCGGCTCACCACGTCACGGGCAGGGCCTCGGGCCCCCGGATCAACGCGCCCTTTCTGAAGGGCACTTGCTCCGGGGACACCGCGAGCCGCAGATTCGGCACCCGGTCCAGCAGGGCGTCCACCAGCAGTTCCGACTCCAGCCGGGCCAACTGGCCGCCCGGGCAGTAGTGCGGGCCGAAGCCGAACGCCACGTGCGGGTTCGGACTGCGCGTGAGGTCGATCGTCCCGGGGTCGGGGAAGACGTCCGGATCGCGGTTGGCGGCCAGGTACGACACGTAGACCGCGTCGCCCGCCCGGATCCGCACCCCCTTGATCTCCACGTCCTCCAGGGCGATCCGGGACAGCCCGACCGCGTTGCGGTGCGGGATGTAGCGCAGCAGCTCGTCGATGGCCCGGGGGCGGATCCGCCGGTCCGCGCGCAGCCGGTCGGCCAGCTCGGGACGGCTCAGCAGGACGTAGAACATCTGCCCGCTGTTGCCGGTGACCGCCTCGCCGCCGATCTGCAGGAGGATCGCGAGGCCCACGGCCTGCGCCAGGGCGATCTCACGGCGTGCCACGGCGGTCCCGAGCAGTGAGGCGATGTCCTCGCCGGCGCTGTCCGCGCGGGCGTCGAGGAGCTCGGCGAAGTACGTGCCCATCTCCTCCCTGGCCTGCTCGCCGGCGGCGGCGCCGTGCGCGGAGGACAGGATCAGCCGGGTCCAGGCGTGCATCCCCTGCCGGTCCGCGGCCGGCACCCCCATCAGTTCGCAGATGACCGCGATCGGGAACGGGCTGAGCACCTCGGCGGTCAGGTCGGCGGGCGGGCCGTTCGCGAGCAGGTCGTCGACCAGTTCGTCCAGCATCCGCCGGGCGCTGTCCCGCACCCGCTCGACACCGTGCGCGGTGAGGGCGGGGGCGACCGTGCGGCGCAGCCGGGTGTGGTCGGGCGGGTCCAGGAAGCCGACCGCGTCGGGGGCCGGGATGAAGTGCGGGGCCAGCCTGGTGATCTGCCGGTCGACGACCGCCTCGCGGCTGAACCGGGGGTCGTTGGCGACCGTCCGCACGTCGTCCATGCGGGTCACCAGCCACGCCCAGCCCTCGCCGTTGGGCAGCTCGATACGGGTGACCGGGCCCTGCTC from Streptomyces sp. 6-11-2 encodes:
- a CDS encoding cupin domain-containing protein; amino-acid sequence: MTTEGLLVPPGQGRVVEAPAQRVTFKVTGSHSRTASTFEVEVPPGFDVGAHVHTRSEELFYVLEGELDVLAFEPRIRTPDHWQRWESHSGNRVVRATPGTVIVVPPGCPHAFANPTDSPAKMFFQASPPPDHERYFEELLEILGNGGPPDHTAIGALRKRYDIEQLTPLRHR
- a CDS encoding cytochrome P450, giving the protein MTEETLVEEARTGTAPPVRHWPAFDLTGVAFDPVLSELMEQGPVTRIELPNGEGWAWLVTRMDDVRTVANDPRFSREAVVDRQITRLAPHFIPAPDAVGFLDPPDHTRLRRTVAPALTAHGVERVRDSARRMLDELVDDLLANGPPADLTAEVLSPFPIAVICELMGVPAADRQGMHAWTRLILSSAHGAAAGEQAREEMGTYFAELLDARADSAGEDIASLLGTAVARREIALAQAVGLAILLQIGGEAVTGNSGQMFYVLLSRPELADRLRADRRIRPRAIDELLRYIPHRNAVGLSRIALEDVEIKGVRIRAGDAVYVSYLAANRDPDVFPDPGTIDLTRSPNPHVAFGFGPHYCPGGQLARLESELLVDALLDRVPNLRLAVSPEQVPFRKGALIRGPEALPVTW